In a genomic window of Procambarus clarkii isolate CNS0578487 chromosome 10, FALCON_Pclarkii_2.0, whole genome shotgun sequence:
- the LOC123746145 gene encoding solute carrier family 49 member 4 homolog, which yields MTRHDPPPAGVRDYCRIPEHNYGVWDATEKTAMLRAGDKLPNSYGSIGGGGEEPLHNHCNNLPQPAPSSTSITTTPTRFWVLAVFSILSWVEGMQWNTWGPISESMEAAFPGWGSSTVAMMSGWGTTMFVVFVFPMCWATLRYGLRSVVVASAVLIFLGTALRCLTRALPTFTIMCHVCAALVGVSSTLVLSAPTLIACDWFPAHERTTALAVMLGASQLSGLGSFLEPLLVRLPGPHVSPLDIQTDVMKLLYIDAGVAGVLLLAILVYFPSKPSRPPSLTSTTTRLDLIPGLCTLVRNRRWLGLVLTYGAVVGPAIGWLTVLNYSLIPLGLHQDETMWIGQATVLVSSVSPLVSGRFTDLVQGHVRASLVGLMLATTVCFYWFLLLSYGVLPFTKWQVYVSVVGGVAFNYATIPLFYEMGIDLAYPAPEILVSGAITAADNLTTTLFLSIFFIPNVGYQWVTYTLVLSTSVTIIPLFFIKFRYTRSSIDSPDD from the exons ATGACCCGTCACGACCCACCTCCTGCAGGAGTTCGGGATTACTGTCGTATCCCAGAACACA ATTATGGCGTGTGGGACGCTACGGAAAAGACGGCCATGTTGCGGGCCGGGGACAAGCTGCCTAATTCCTATGGCAGTATAGGAGGGGGCGGGGAAGAACCCCTCCACAACCACTgcaacaacctcccacaacccgccccctcctccacttccatcacaaccacccccaccaggtTCTGGGTCCTTGCTGTCTTCTCCATACTCTCGTGGGTCGAG GGGATGCAGTGGAACACCTGGGGGCCCATCAGCGAGAGCATGGAGGCGGCGTTCCCCGGGTGGGGGTCGTCCACGGTGGCCATGATGTCCGGCTGGGGCACCACCATGTTCGTGGTCTTCGTCTTCCCCATGTGCTGGGCCACGCTGCGCTACGGCCTGCGCTCCGTCGTCGTCGCCAGCGCGGTACTGATCTTCCTGGGCACGGCGCTCCGCTGCCTCACTCGCGCCCTTCCCACCTTCACCAT CATGTGTCACGTGTGTGCGGCACTGGTGGGGGTGTCGAGCACTCTGGTGTTGTCGGCGCCTACGCTCATCGCCTGCGACTGGTTCCCCGCCCACGAGAGGACTACAGCTCTCG CTGTGATGCTAGGGGCCAGTCAGCTGAGCGGTCTGGGCAGCTTCCTGGAGCCGCTGCTGGTCCGGCTGCCAGGACCTCACGTCTCTCCTCTCGATATACAGACAGATGTTATGAAACTCCTCTACATAG ACGCGGGCGTGGCGGGGGTGCTGCTGTTGGCGATACTGGTCTACTTCCCGTCTAAACCGTCCCGGCCACCATccctcacctcaaccaccaccagactTGACCTGATCCCGGGCCTCTGTACCCTTGTCAG GAACCGGCGGTGGCTGGGTTTGGTGTTGACGTATGGCGCCGTGGTGGGTCCCGCCATCGGCTGGCTCACGGTCCTCAACTACTCCCTCATCCCACTGGGGCTTCACCAG GACGAGACAATGTGGATAGGTCAGGCGACGGTGCTGGTGTCGAGCGTGTCACCGTTGGTATCTGGTCGCTTCACGGACCTGGTGCAGGGACACGTGAGGGCGTCCCTGGTGGGGCTCATGCTGGCCACCACTGTCTGCTTCTATtggttcctcctcctctcctATGGCGTCCTCCCCTTCACCAAGT GGCAGGTGTACGTCAGTGTGGTGGGAGGAGTCGCCTTCAACTACGCAACTATTCCTCTCTTCTACGAGATGGGGATCGACCTGGCTTATCCGGCGCCGGAGATCCTGGTGTCTGGGGCCATCACCGCCGCCGACaatctcaccaccaccctcttcCTCTCCATTTTCTTCATACCCAACGTTG GCTACCAGTGGGTGACGTACACACTGGTCCTCTCCACCTCCGTCACCATCATCCCGCTGTTCTTCATCAAGTTCCGGTATACCAGGTCTTCCATTGACTCTCCCGACGATTGA
- the GlcAT-I gene encoding galactosylgalactosylxylosylprotein 3-beta-glucuronosyltransferase 3: MVSLNPFFAKRRARKWWPYIIVLVLVIIGYYKGMFYQISDSSASNTYEEQTRATMKEVFSLQRQVKLLKSVLKRYSIPEKEYSDVLLPVIYIITPTFARPHQKAELTRLKNVFLHVPALHWIVVEDAPQKSHMVSDFLELSGLTFTHLHQLTPDDWKLKDNDPIWRKPRGVLQRNAGLKWLRRKFLYDGNPRGVVYFADDDNTYSTELFIEMRDTRTVSVWPVGLVGGVMVERPLVSSADHKDTAPRVTGWLTGWKPNRPFAIDMAGFAINLSLLLKKNNIEFNLNSPIGYLESNLLEKLVTLDQLEPKAELCTKVYVWHTRTEKPNMKDEERLRKEGKATNNGIEV, from the exons ATGGTGTCCTTAAATCCTTTCTTTGCTAAAAGGCGAGCAAGGAAATGGTGGCCATATATAATAGTTCTAGTTCTTGTCATCATTGGATATTATAAAG GAATGTTCTACCAAATCTCAGATTCATCAGCTTCAAACACATATGAAGAACAGACAAGAGCCACTATGAAAGAGGTGTTTTCTTTACAGAGACAA GTCAAATTGCTCAAATCAGTACTGAAGCGCTACTCTATACCAGAGAAAGAGTACTCAGATGTTCTGTTACCAGTTATATACATCATCACGCCAACCTTTGCACGGCCTCATCAAAAGGCCGAATTAACAAG GTTAAAGAACGTGTTTCTCCATGTTCCAGCGCTACATTGGATAGTCGTCGAAGATGCGCCTCAAAAGTCACACATGGTATCTGATTTTCTGGAACTATCAGGCTTAACATTCACCCATCTGCACCAGCTGACCCCAGATGACTGGAAACTGAAAGATAAT GATCCAATCTGGAGGAAACCCAGGGGAGTTTTACAGAGGAATGCAGGTCTGAAATGGCTCCGGAGAAAATTCCTCTATGATGGTAATCCCAGGGGAGTAGTCTATTTTGCTGATGATGATAACACCTACAGCACAGAATTGTTTATTGAG ATGCGTGATACTCGGACAGTGTCAGTATGGCCTGTAGGTTTAGTTGGCGGAGTCATGGTAGAACGTCCTCTGGTGAGCAGCGCAGACCACAAGGACACGGCTCCTCGTGTAACAGGCTGGCTCACGGGCTGGAAACCAAACCGTCCATTTGCTATAGATATGGCTGGCTTTGCTATAAATTTGTCGTTACTTTTGAAGAAAAATAACATTGAATTCAACTTAAATTCACCAATTGGATATTTAGAAAGCAATTTATTGGAGAAACTAGTAACACTGGATCAGCTAGAGCCCAAAGCAGAACTTTGCACAAAG GTATACGTGTGGCACACAAGAACAGAGAAACCCAAcatgaaggacgaggagaggttaaggaaggaaggaaaagcCACAAATAACGGAATTGAAGTCTAG